In Paenibacillus durus, the DNA window AAGGCCAGAATGCGTTCTACCTCGCTGAGGCGGGCAATGGCGTCCGTCAGTTGAATTTCGCCGCCTACTCCTGCCTGCTGCTCTCCCAGCATATCAAAGATTCGAGGGGTCAAAATATACCGTCCAAGGATAGCCAAATTGGAAGGCGCTTCTTCTTTTTTCGGCTTCTCGACAAGCCGGTTGGCCTTATACACACGATCTGCAAGCTCTGTGCCGTCGACGACGCCGTAACGGGAAACCTCTTCCCATGGCACAGGCTGCACGCCAACGATGGAGGATTTATATTGGTCATAGACCTCGATCATTTGCTTCAGGCAGGGTTTGTCCGACTCAACGATATCGTCGCCGAGCAGAACGGCGAACGGCTCGTTGCCGATAAATTTGCGTGCGCACCAGATAGCGTGTCCGAGACCCTTGGGCTCTTTTTGCCGGATATAGTGAATGTCGGCCATTTCAGACGATTTACGAACAGAATTTAGCAGATCCCATTTCTGCTTCTCGGCCAGATTGAATTCCAGCTCGAATGAATTGTCGAAGTGATCCTCGATCGCTCTTTTTCCCTTACCTGTTACGATAATAATATCTTCAATGCCTGAGGCAACCGCCTCTTCCACGATGTATTGGATGGTCGGCTTGTCCACAATCGGCAGCATTTCCTTCGGCATCGCCTTGGTAGCGGGCAGAAAGCGGGTTCCGAGGCCGGCAGCGGGAATAATAGCTTTGCGGATTTTCGTCATGACACGGCTCCTTTGTTAAAAGTATGATATATAGTCACATATTCGCCCTGGATAATAAATGCAGCTCTTATCTTATTATATCAGTTTCAAACGGGTATTGTCAGATAACTTCGGGAATGGGACAGTGAACGAAGAATAAATAATTTACTGTTAAAATAACGTAGAGCAGTTGAAATTTAAAGTCGTTATAACACTTTATAAGTTGCGTCTATTTCAATTTATCCGTGATGACGATGCTGTTTCCGGGCCGGTCAGTCCAATAATATTTTCCACCAAAGAATTCAATACCTTGTCCTGTTCCATAGGCGGGTGGTTTTATTCGTTCAATAAAATCAAATTTATATCCATTAAATCTATAGTGATCTAGACCTTGGGCATATTCTTCATTGTATTTATTAGAGCCATGCAAATTCACAAGGAGATCATTTCCAATAAAAATTATACCTTGATATCCTCCCTCTTTTCCAAAATGTTGTGAGAGTGGAAATCTATGAATTAAATTAAACTTAGAGTCAAACTCCGCTATATAGTTTCTATCATGGTAAACAACCCAATAAAACCCGCCGTTTTGTACGACCGACTCAGCAGTTCCCTCTCCTATCTTATATTCCTTTACCATTTTTATGTCGGGAAGTTTATATTTTACTATTTTGCTTATTGTCCTCTTTGCCCCGCTATTAAAATTGTACGCGGTAACATATAAAAAGCCATTTATAAAGGTACAATCACCAAATGACATGAATTTTCCACTAGAATCTGTTTTGGTGTATGCATTGGGTATCGACTTAATAAACTCTCCATGATTCGTATAAATAGAAATAGTGTTTGATAATCTGAAATTCTTGTCTCTATCCGAAGTAATATATATATATTTTCCGTTTGAAGCTACACCCTGCCATGCGCTGTACATCACCTTCATAGGGACTATTACAACCTCTGCCTTTACGTTAGTGTTAAGACAACCTGTAAGTACGAGTAATGTCATCAGAATTTTCCTAAACACATTATCATCCCTTCCCCTATGAAAATAGTATACCATATAAGTAAAAAATAGGGTTAAACAGGCATATTTTTCATGGGGATTTATGTAAAATGAATAGAAAACTATATGATCTCCGCACTTTCGTCAATGTACGTTCACTTTTGGAAAATTCACAATACGCAGCTATCTCTTTATTACGATGGAGCTTGCCTTCCCGTAATGGAACTGCAAGCGGTAGAAAAATCTATATTTACCCAGCAATCCAATCAAAAAAGCTTCCGCCGAACGGCGGAAGCTGCTTGCTTAAAGAAGAAAATCCGGGATTCCCGAAGAATGCAACCACATCAAATTTCGAATGTTTGTCTCTCTACTCGCGAGTAATGATTATTTAACCAGCTGACCCCGGGTAACGCCGAGCTGGTTGGTCGCTTTGAGCGTCTTCCAGACCTGGGTTCCGGAGATTTCGCCGCGCAACGCCTTGCTGTACAAATCAATGACCTCGGCTACCTGTTCGGGGGTCTCCTCCAGAAACTCCACGCGGAAAGACGATACGCCGAGCTCGCGGAAGTTGTTCAGATATTCCGCGCCGGACTGCTCAATCGCGTTGTAGACGGTATTGCGGCAGCCTTCATCCACCCGGACGGGATGGATCATGCCGATCCGGTCCTGCAGGGAAGCCCGCTGACTCTCGCAAGGACGGCCGCAGTTCGTAAAGTCGGTTCCTTCGCTTAGGAACGTACAGTATACGCAGTGCTCCGTATGATACATCGGCAGATGCTGGTGAATGACCACTTCCATCTGCGAGGTACGGCTGCGCCGCAGCAGATCGACCATCTGCTGGATATTCAGGTCATACGACGGCGTGACCAGGTCGCAGCCCGCTTCAAGGAACAGATCGACCGCTTTGTGATTGGCGAGATTCAGCGAGAAGTCGCCGATGAGCAGCGGATGCGCGGCATCCGGCTCTTCCCGGCGGCGGCGCAGATAATAATACAGCGCGCCGGTATTGCGCACCAGCACCGCATCCGGCTGGAGGCGCAGGATGTTCGCATGGTAGCCGTTCTCGCCCGGCATATGGATGCGCGGCGTCGCCAGCGCGATTCTCGCGCCGGCCGCCCGAACGGCTTCCACCGCTGCCGGGAACTGCTTGATGAATTCGAAGTCGGCGTAGATGAACCTTACGCCGGCCTTTAATGCAGCCTGCACCTGCGGCAGGCTGCGGCACAGCGCGGTGAGCTGCGCAGCACCGCCGCCTGTGAAGGGGTCGCCCGCTCCGAGCGGGGCGACCGGTCCCGCGCCGTCCAGCCGTGCCGGGACGGCGCTTCCGGCGCCGCGCGCAGCGGCGTCGCCGTACACCTCTACCGCCCGTTTCACGTATACGGGCGGCTTCGGGCGCTCGCCAGCGAGCAGCTCCACCGCACGGCGGCGGATGCTGTTCAGCTCGCGCATCGGCACGATGACGCCGCCTTCCAGTTCGGCGTCCAGACGCTCAAGCTGGAAGACGGTCCCGCCGAGGCGTCCGAACTGCTCTTCCAGCAGCGCCGCGTCCATCGGGCGCTTGTTCGCCGTCTCCAGCACAAGCTCGGAGTCGACGCGGACGGTGACGCCCTTTTGCACGTCGGTCCACCACGTGGCGAGCGGCTCGCCAGCACGGCCTGCGGCCTTTACATGCACCGGGAACACCCGGTACGGCTTCTCCGTCTCAAACGTCTGGCGCAGCGTTTTATCCAGCGCCGGATCATTCGTCTTCCAGATGCGGTCGCCGACATGCAGACGCCCCAGATTAATATCGCTGCGTCCGGGGATAATGTCGACAATCCAGCCTTCCTGCGCTTCGCCTTCCAGCTTTACGCCTTTGCGGCGCAGATCGTAGATGCGCCCACCTTCTTCTTTTTTCGTCGGATCGCCCGCATCGAACACAATCCCGTCGCCGCGTTTAATCGGCGCTTCAATCCGGCAAACAACGCCGTCACGCAAAATTTGCTCCACGGTCCCAACATACACGCCCCGGCTTTTGGGGAAAGTGCCGTCCACCAGCTTTTTGTTATTCGTCCCTTCCAGGAAGCCGTGCGTGAACCCGCGTGAGAAGCTCTGCTGCAGCTCCCGCATTTCCTCCTTGGATGGAGCAGCCCATCTTCCGCTAAAATAGCGGTCGATCGCCTTGCTGTATTTGCCCACGACATTCGCCACGTATTCGGGGCTTTTCATGCGCCCTTCAATTTTGAAGGACGTTACGCCCGCCTGGATGAGCTCCGGCACAAGGTCGATAGCCGCCAAATCCTTTGGCGACAGCAGATAGGAAACGTCCCCCATCGGCTTCACCTCACCATCCACGACGAGGTCGTACGGCAAACGGCAGGCCTGCGCGCATTCGCCCCGGTTGGCGGAGCGCCCGCCCCACATCTCCGAGGTCAGGCATTGCCCTGAATAGGAGACGCACAGCGCGCCATGCACGAACACCTCCATCGGCAGACGCGCTTGATCGCCAATCGTACGGATCTGCTTCAGATTATTTTCCCGTCCAAGCACTACGCGCTCCAGTTCGAACGGCTTAGTGAACTCCACCGCCTCCGGCGAAGTAATCGTCATCTGCGTCGAGCCGTGAATCGGAAAATCCGGCGAAATTTCGCGGATCAGCTTCACCAGCCCGAGATCCTGCACAATGACCGCATCCACACCGGCATCTATGCAAGCGTCGATCAATTCTTTTGCATCCGGCAGTTCGTTCTCGAACACCAGAATATTGAACGTCAGAAACCCTTTTACCCCATAGCTGTGCAAAAAGGCCATAATTTCCGGCAGTTCGTCCATCTGAAAGTTATTCGCTCTTGCCCGGGCATTAAATTTCTCCACGCCGAAATAGACAGCGTCCGCCCCATTCGCCACCGCCGCGCGCATGCAGTCCCAGTCGCCCGCCGGTGCGAGCAGCTCCACGTCTTCCCTGCGTATATCACGCTCTTTCATCTATATCCTCCCAAACCGTCCGCCAGGGACGGGTCTATTAAAGTGTTATACCTCTATGCTCCGGCCTCCAAAGAAATTGAAATAGATTGATGCCCGGTTAACTTATCTATTGTATCAAATATCACACTCTCCCGCTACAAGACTCTCTCTAGTAATCTCTACATTTCCATAAAACTTGAAACGAATTAGATAGAATTGGAATCGATTTCTTGCGAAAATGTTAAAGAGAAATAGACATCAATCAAACGTTAAGCGTAAAATATACATAGCCAAAAATGATTTAATTACATATAGCAGGGAGAGCTGACTCAGAAAATGAAAGGCATTATCCTAGCAGGCGGCAGCGGCACGCGCTTATATCCTTTGACTATGGTTACAAGCAAGCAGCTGCTGCCGGTCTACGACAAACCGATGATTTATTATCCTTTATCTACTTTAATGCTGGCGGGAATCAAGGACATTTTGATTATTTCCACTCCCGAGGACACCCCGAGATTTGAGAGTCTGCTGGGAGACGGTTCCCAGTTCGGCATTTCGCTGCAATACAAAGTTCAGCCGAGTCCCGATGGACTGGCTCAAGCCTTTATCCTGGGCGAAGATTTTATCGGCAGCGATTCGGTTGCTATGGTTCTCGGAGACAATATTTACTATGGGGCCGGCATGCGTCAAATGCTTAAACGCGCTTCGGACAAACCGCAGGGCGCTACGGT includes these proteins:
- the galU gene encoding UTP--glucose-1-phosphate uridylyltransferase GalU encodes the protein MTKIRKAIIPAAGLGTRFLPATKAMPKEMLPIVDKPTIQYIVEEAVASGIEDIIIVTGKGKRAIEDHFDNSFELEFNLAEKQKWDLLNSVRKSSEMADIHYIRQKEPKGLGHAIWCARKFIGNEPFAVLLGDDIVESDKPCLKQMIEVYDQYKSSIVGVQPVPWEEVSRYGVVDGTELADRVYKANRLVEKPKKEEAPSNLAILGRYILTPRIFDMLGEQQAGVGGEIQLTDAIARLSEVERILAFHFEGDRHDVGEKMGFIQTTIHYAMQREELKDDLLTYLKSLIESETQKTVSK
- a CDS encoding U32 family peptidase, which codes for MKERDIRREDVELLAPAGDWDCMRAAVANGADAVYFGVEKFNARARANNFQMDELPEIMAFLHSYGVKGFLTFNILVFENELPDAKELIDACIDAGVDAVIVQDLGLVKLIREISPDFPIHGSTQMTITSPEAVEFTKPFELERVVLGRENNLKQIRTIGDQARLPMEVFVHGALCVSYSGQCLTSEMWGGRSANRGECAQACRLPYDLVVDGEVKPMGDVSYLLSPKDLAAIDLVPELIQAGVTSFKIEGRMKSPEYVANVVGKYSKAIDRYFSGRWAAPSKEEMRELQQSFSRGFTHGFLEGTNNKKLVDGTFPKSRGVYVGTVEQILRDGVVCRIEAPIKRGDGIVFDAGDPTKKEEGGRIYDLRRKGVKLEGEAQEGWIVDIIPGRSDINLGRLHVGDRIWKTNDPALDKTLRQTFETEKPYRVFPVHVKAAGRAGEPLATWWTDVQKGVTVRVDSELVLETANKRPMDAALLEEQFGRLGGTVFQLERLDAELEGGVIVPMRELNSIRRRAVELLAGERPKPPVYVKRAVEVYGDAAARGAGSAVPARLDGAGPVAPLGAGDPFTGGGAAQLTALCRSLPQVQAALKAGVRFIYADFEFIKQFPAAVEAVRAAGARIALATPRIHMPGENGYHANILRLQPDAVLVRNTGALYYYLRRRREEPDAAHPLLIGDFSLNLANHKAVDLFLEAGCDLVTPSYDLNIQQMVDLLRRSRTSQMEVVIHQHLPMYHTEHCVYCTFLSEGTDFTNCGRPCESQRASLQDRIGMIHPVRVDEGCRNTVYNAIEQSGAEYLNNFRELGVSSFRVEFLEETPEQVAEVIDLYSKALRGEISGTQVWKTLKATNQLGVTRGQLVK